In Lacrimispora indolis DSM 755, a genomic segment contains:
- the thrC gene encoding threonine synthase — MEISYQSTRGKEAGLTASQAILKGLAEDGGLFMPCFIPKLDKSMKELSEMTYQETAYEVMKLYLTDYTEEELKSCIERAYDSKFDTEEIAPLAKADGAYYLELYHGSTIAFKDMALSILPHLMTAAAKKNQVKNKIVILTATSGDTGKAAMAGFADVEGTEIIVFYPKDGVSRVQELQMVTQKGENTHVAAIHGNFDDAQTGVKRIFGDKEFARKLDEKGFQLSSANSINIGRLVPQVVYYVYAYAKLLACEEISDREEINVTVPTGNFGNILAAYLAKQMGVPIKTLICASNENKVLYDFFQTGTYDRNRDFILTSSPSMDILISSNLERLIYLSAGCDAEANAVLMKELGDKGSYTVTTGMKHFMEDFMGGFAGEEETGAVIKKVFEDTGYLIDPHTGVAACVYDQYKAETKDQAKNIIASTASPYKFSRSVLEAIEGKQEEPDEFRIIDHLAELSGVPVPQAVEEIRTAPVRHSTECDGDKMKEAVESFLS, encoded by the coding sequence ATGGAAATATCCTATCAAAGTACCAGGGGCAAAGAGGCCGGCCTGACAGCTTCCCAGGCAATCTTAAAAGGGCTGGCGGAAGACGGCGGCCTGTTCATGCCGTGTTTTATCCCAAAGCTTGACAAATCCATGAAGGAGCTGTCGGAAATGACATATCAGGAGACAGCCTATGAGGTTATGAAGCTGTACCTTACGGATTACACAGAAGAGGAGTTAAAGAGCTGTATTGAACGGGCTTATGACAGCAAATTCGATACAGAGGAGATTGCGCCTCTTGCCAAGGCTGACGGAGCCTATTATCTGGAATTATATCATGGAAGCACCATTGCATTTAAAGATATGGCCCTTTCCATTCTCCCTCACCTGATGACTGCTGCTGCAAAAAAGAATCAGGTGAAAAATAAAATCGTGATCCTTACCGCTACCTCCGGTGACACAGGAAAGGCCGCTATGGCTGGTTTTGCCGATGTGGAAGGGACGGAAATCATCGTGTTCTATCCAAAGGATGGAGTGAGCCGTGTTCAGGAACTTCAGATGGTAACCCAGAAAGGGGAAAATACCCATGTGGCCGCCATTCATGGAAATTTTGATGACGCTCAGACAGGTGTCAAAAGGATATTCGGAGATAAGGAGTTTGCCCGCAAACTGGATGAAAAGGGCTTTCAGCTGTCTTCCGCTAACTCCATTAACATCGGCAGGCTGGTTCCCCAGGTGGTGTATTATGTCTATGCCTATGCAAAGCTCCTTGCCTGTGAAGAGATTTCTGACAGAGAAGAGATCAATGTTACCGTGCCTACTGGAAACTTTGGAAACATTCTGGCCGCCTATTTGGCAAAGCAGATGGGGGTTCCCATTAAGACCCTTATCTGTGCCTCCAATGAAAATAAGGTTCTTTATGATTTCTTCCAGACCGGGACTTATGACAGGAACCGGGACTTTATTCTCACCAGTTCTCCGTCCATGGATATTTTAATATCCAGCAACTTAGAGCGCCTGATTTATTTAAGTGCCGGATGTGATGCAGAGGCCAATGCGGTTCTTATGAAGGAACTGGGTGATAAAGGCAGCTATACAGTAACCACCGGTATGAAGCACTTTATGGAAGATTTTATGGGAGGTTTTGCAGGAGAAGAGGAAACCGGGGCAGTTATTAAGAAGGTTTTTGAGGATACCGGCTATCTGATCGATCCCCATACCGGTGTGGCTGCATGTGTATATGACCAATACAAGGCGGAAACAAAGGATCAGGCAAAGAATATCATTGCTTCCACGGCAAGCCCCTATAAATTCTCAAGAAGCGTTCTGGAAGCCATTGAAGGGAAGCAGGAAGAGCCTGATGAATTCCGGATCATCGATCATCTGGCAGAGTTATCCGGGGTTCCCGTTCCTCAGGCAGTGGAAGAAATCCGCACCGCACCGGTACGCCATAGTACCGAATGCGATGGGGATAAGATGAAGGAAGCAGTGGAAAGCTTTTTAAGCTAA
- the sfsA gene encoding DNA/RNA nuclease SfsA, whose translation MRYEHMLTGIFISRPNRFIAHVLISKEGYGEAEVICHVKNTGRCRELLIPGVKVLVQFHPEAAALGRRTEYSLIGVWKERERGGPLLINMDSQAPNQAAYEWLQSSRENSPLPFHQAEDTLSLFRPVIKDIRREVTYDQSRFDLAFQAVLPGKRETHGQKIPAFMEVKGVTLEEKGLAMFPDAPTVRGVKHMEELINAHREGYEAYILFVIQMKEMEAFTPNKKTHPEFAEALKRAKEAGVHILAYDCVVTEDSLSLDMPIPVYLT comes from the coding sequence TTGAGATACGAACACATGCTGACAGGGATCTTTATAAGCCGGCCTAACCGTTTTATTGCCCACGTCCTGATTTCAAAAGAGGGGTATGGAGAAGCGGAAGTGATCTGTCATGTTAAAAATACAGGGCGCTGCCGGGAGTTACTCATCCCCGGCGTTAAGGTGCTGGTGCAGTTTCATCCAGAGGCCGCGGCCCTTGGAAGAAGGACAGAATACTCTTTGATCGGCGTATGGAAGGAACGGGAAAGGGGCGGGCCGCTCCTCATCAATATGGATTCCCAGGCCCCCAATCAGGCAGCGTACGAGTGGCTGCAATCCTCCCGGGAAAATTCTCCCCTGCCTTTTCACCAGGCGGAGGATACGCTTTCCCTTTTCCGTCCGGTCATAAAGGACATCAGACGGGAAGTTACCTACGACCAGTCACGGTTCGATCTGGCTTTTCAGGCAGTTCTGCCTGGAAAACGGGAAACCCATGGGCAGAAAATCCCTGCATTCATGGAGGTTAAGGGTGTCACCCTGGAAGAAAAAGGCCTTGCCATGTTTCCTGATGCGCCGACGGTGCGGGGAGTAAAACACATGGAGGAGCTTATTAATGCCCACAGGGAAGGATATGAAGCTTATATCCTGTTTGTCATCCAGATGAAAGAGATGGAGGCATTTACGCCAAATAAAAAAACGCATCCGGAATTTGCGGAAGCGTTAAAAAGGGCGAAGGAGGCAGGCGTCCATATTTTAGCATATGACTGTGTTGTTACGGAGGATTCCCTCTCCCTGGACATGCCGATCCCGGTCTATCTGACGTGA
- a CDS encoding TPM domain-containing protein, with protein sequence MTKTKGLFLGISRVTVLLFMVLLFLIVLSGGMKAFAESQSPGGALSEKRVYDDAGLFSQEEIETFETQIQAMRKDMNMDVVITTTDQAGGKSAGQYAEDFYIRGAYGVGKDYSGVLFLIDMDNRELYILPVGKMNRFLTDKRWNSILDSAYDEISNQNYGACAGSFLDGVTKYYKAGIPGGQYNYDKETGKISVYRSIRWYEAALAALIGLIAAASACGGVTSRYSMKKERGGAKNSLMAYRANCQFRYSDQFDHLVNKTVTYMIIPRNQGNTGRGGGGFSSGGRSTTHTSSGRTMGGGGRKF encoded by the coding sequence ATGACGAAAACAAAGGGACTGTTCCTTGGGATAAGCCGGGTAACCGTTTTACTGTTTATGGTTCTTCTGTTTCTGATCGTTCTTTCCGGCGGCATGAAAGCTTTTGCCGAAAGCCAGAGTCCGGGAGGTGCTTTAAGTGAAAAACGGGTATATGATGATGCCGGACTATTTTCCCAGGAAGAAATAGAAACATTTGAAACTCAGATCCAGGCGATGAGAAAAGATATGAATATGGATGTGGTGATTACAACCACAGACCAGGCAGGTGGAAAGTCGGCCGGACAATATGCGGAGGATTTCTACATAAGAGGAGCCTATGGAGTTGGGAAGGATTACAGCGGGGTATTGTTCCTGATTGACATGGATAACCGGGAGCTTTACATCCTTCCGGTAGGAAAGATGAACCGCTTTTTAACGGATAAGCGCTGGAATTCCATTCTGGATTCCGCTTATGACGAGATAAGCAATCAGAATTACGGAGCCTGTGCCGGGAGCTTTCTGGATGGTGTGACCAAATATTATAAGGCCGGAATTCCAGGAGGACAGTATAATTATGATAAAGAGACAGGAAAAATAAGTGTTTACCGCAGCATCCGGTGGTATGAGGCAGCTTTAGCAGCCCTTATCGGGCTTATTGCGGCGGCTTCAGCCTGCGGGGGAGTAACCAGCCGGTATTCCATGAAAAAGGAGAGAGGCGGGGCTAAGAACTCACTGATGGCCTATCGTGCAAACTGTCAGTTCCGGTATTCGGACCAGTTCGACCATCTGGTGAACAAAACCGTGACCTATATGATCATTCCCCGGAATCAGGGGAATACAGGCCGGGGCGGAGGCGGTTTTTCCTCCGGCGGCAGGAGTACTACCCATACTTCCTCCGGACGCACTATGGGAGGCGGAGGTCGGAAATTTTAA
- a CDS encoding ATP-binding protein codes for MSEIISYKCPNCGGPLIFDPKKQKYACEYCLSEFNQKETESGEPQEPKSEKKSREPEAPKAKKQGGEPVLYACPSCGAEIVTDETTAATFCYYCHNPVILSGRLSGEFHPDYVVPFAMEKKRAVEIFEQWMKKKRFVPKAFYSEDQIEKISGVYFPYMLYSCRAEGSLNAKADRLRVWVSGDRRYTETQTYDVRREGSMPVKFVPRNALKKSNRELVEGVLPFETEKMKPFSMGYLSGFVAERRDMGEQEFSEEVKSEVRLFAEQSLKNSITSYDSVRVQNQSIHLEDERWEYALLPVWTLTYHDGAKDQMYYFTVNGQTGKVCGKLPVDRNKLMLLFMEIFLPVFLAMLIVGYLI; via the coding sequence ATGAGTGAGATCATAAGCTATAAATGTCCAAATTGCGGCGGGCCGCTTATCTTTGATCCGAAAAAGCAGAAGTATGCTTGTGAATACTGCTTATCAGAATTCAACCAGAAAGAAACAGAGAGCGGGGAGCCGCAGGAGCCTAAGTCAGAAAAGAAAAGCAGGGAGCCGGAGGCACCCAAGGCAAAGAAACAGGGCGGAGAGCCTGTCCTTTATGCCTGCCCAAGCTGCGGCGCCGAAATCGTGACGGATGAGACCACTGCAGCGACCTTCTGCTACTATTGCCATAACCCGGTGATCTTATCGGGCAGGCTGTCCGGAGAATTCCATCCGGACTATGTGGTTCCATTTGCAATGGAAAAGAAGCGGGCAGTGGAAATCTTTGAGCAATGGATGAAAAAGAAACGGTTTGTTCCAAAGGCTTTTTACAGTGAAGACCAGATTGAGAAGATTTCCGGCGTATATTTTCCTTACATGCTTTACAGCTGCCGGGCGGAGGGAAGCTTAAATGCAAAAGCGGACCGTCTGAGGGTATGGGTGAGCGGTGACCGCCGCTATACGGAAACTCAGACCTATGATGTCCGCAGGGAAGGTTCTATGCCCGTGAAATTCGTGCCCCGTAATGCCCTCAAAAAGTCCAACCGGGAGCTGGTGGAGGGCGTGCTGCCTTTTGAAACGGAGAAAATGAAGCCCTTTTCCATGGGATATCTTTCCGGCTTTGTGGCAGAACGGCGGGACATGGGAGAGCAGGAATTCTCTGAGGAAGTAAAATCAGAGGTGCGCCTGTTTGCCGAGCAGTCTTTAAAAAACAGCATTACCTCCTATGATTCTGTGAGGGTTCAGAATCAATCCATCCACCTGGAGGATGAACGATGGGAGTATGCACTTTTGCCTGTGTGGACCCTTACCTACCACGATGGGGCAAAGGACCAGATGTATTATTTTACAGTGAATGGGCAGACCGGTAAGGTATGCGGCAAGCTTCCTGTGGACCGGAACAAACTGATGCTTCTGTTTATGGAAATATTCCTGCCCGTATTTCTTGCCATGTTGATTGTGGGGTATCTGATATGA
- a CDS encoding SPFH domain-containing protein, which produces MGIVKALTTAVGGSLADQWLEVIEAGNMGDQTVFTSGVKIRKGSNTKSTEYTVSDGSVIHVYPNQFMILVDGGKVIDYTGEPGYFTVKNSSLPSLFNGQFDEAIKESFDRIRFGGQTPTSQRVYFINLQEIKGIKFGTPNPINYFDQFYNAELFLRAHGTYSIKVTDPLLFYGEAIPKNASRVEVDDINAQYLSEFLEALQSSINQMSADGIRISYVASKGRELGQYMAGVLDDQWKDQRGIEIQSVGIASISYDEESKKLIQMRNQGAMLGDPGVREGYVQGAVARGIEAAGSNANGSMAGFMGMNMGMNTGGGFMGAASSANYQQMQMNRAQQDNSMERTPVSGAGKTESPLESPWTCGCGSVNTGKFCPECGNPKPSGTWTCECKTVNNGRFCSECGKPRP; this is translated from the coding sequence ATGGGAATTGTTAAGGCGCTTACTACCGCAGTAGGAGGTTCACTGGCAGACCAGTGGCTTGAAGTGATAGAAGCAGGCAATATGGGAGATCAGACCGTATTCACCAGCGGAGTGAAGATCCGGAAGGGATCCAATACAAAAAGCACAGAATATACGGTATCTGATGGTTCCGTGATTCATGTTTACCCCAATCAGTTTATGATTTTGGTCGATGGCGGAAAGGTAATTGATTACACCGGAGAACCAGGTTATTTTACCGTGAAAAATTCTTCCCTTCCATCCCTCTTTAACGGTCAGTTTGATGAGGCAATAAAGGAATCCTTTGACCGGATCCGCTTCGGCGGCCAGACACCCACTTCCCAGAGGGTGTATTTCATCAATTTACAGGAGATTAAAGGGATCAAGTTCGGTACGCCCAATCCCATCAACTATTTTGATCAGTTTTATAATGCGGAGCTGTTTTTGCGGGCCCACGGAACCTATTCCATCAAGGTGACAGACCCTCTGTTATTCTATGGGGAAGCCATACCGAAAAATGCTTCCCGGGTCGAGGTGGATGACATCAATGCCCAGTATTTATCTGAGTTTTTAGAGGCTCTTCAGTCATCGATCAACCAGATGTCCGCCGATGGCATCCGGATCTCTTATGTAGCTTCAAAAGGAAGGGAACTGGGACAGTATATGGCGGGTGTCCTTGATGACCAGTGGAAGGACCAGAGAGGAATTGAGATCCAGTCCGTGGGAATCGCCAGTATTTCCTATGATGAGGAATCAAAGAAACTGATCCAGATGCGCAACCAGGGTGCCATGCTTGGCGATCCCGGGGTCAGGGAGGGCTATGTGCAGGGAGCAGTGGCCAGAGGTATTGAAGCGGCAGGAAGCAATGCCAATGGTTCCATGGCAGGATTTATGGGAATGAACATGGGAATGAACACTGGCGGCGGCTTTATGGGAGCAGCTTCAAGTGCCAATTATCAGCAGATGCAGATGAACCGGGCCCAGCAGGATAATTCCATGGAGCGGACTCCGGTAAGCGGAGCGGGTAAGACCGAAAGCCCTTTGGAAAGCCCATGGACCTGCGGCTGCGGAAGTGTGAATACAGGAAAGTTCTGTCCGGAATGCGGAAATCCAAAGCCGTCAGGAACATGGACCTGTGAATGTAAAACTGTAAACAATGGCAGATTTTGTTCGGAGTGTGGAAAACCAAGACCATGA
- a CDS encoding deoxyribonuclease IV produces MLTIGCHLSSSKGYFAMGKEAVKIDANTFQFFTRNPRGTRAKAMNPEDVNRYLDFARDHGIERILAHAPYTLNACSPNEGLRSLARDTMKDDLDRMEYTPGNCYNFHPGSHVGQGTEAGICFISDMLNQVLTPQQHTTVLLETMSGKGSEVGREFEELKEILDRVEQKDHMGVCLDTCHVWDGGYDIVGDLDGVLNRFDRVIGLHKLKAIHLNDSQNPLGAHKDRHAKIGEGFIGFEALKRITVHPALKDLPFYLETPNDLSGYAKEIAMMRESV; encoded by the coding sequence ATGCTTACGATCGGATGTCATCTGTCTTCCTCAAAAGGCTATTTTGCCATGGGGAAGGAGGCTGTGAAGATTGATGCCAATACCTTTCAGTTTTTCACCAGAAATCCCAGAGGGACCAGGGCCAAGGCCATGAATCCGGAGGATGTAAACCGTTACTTAGACTTTGCCAGGGACCACGGGATTGAGAGGATTCTGGCTCATGCTCCCTATACCTTAAATGCCTGCTCTCCCAATGAAGGGCTTCGTTCCCTTGCCAGAGACACCATGAAGGATGATCTGGACCGGATGGAATACACTCCCGGAAACTGCTATAATTTCCACCCGGGAAGCCATGTGGGACAGGGAACAGAAGCTGGCATATGCTTTATTTCGGATATGCTTAATCAGGTTCTGACGCCGCAGCAACATACCACCGTGCTTTTGGAAACAATGTCCGGAAAGGGCAGCGAGGTGGGAAGGGAATTTGAAGAGCTTAAGGAGATCCTGGACCGGGTGGAGCAAAAAGACCATATGGGAGTCTGCCTGGATACATGCCACGTATGGGATGGGGGCTATGACATTGTGGGGGATTTAGACGGGGTCTTAAACCGGTTTGACCGGGTCATCGGACTTCATAAATTGAAGGCCATTCATTTGAATGACAGCCAGAACCCTCTGGGAGCCCACAAGGACCGCCATGCAAAGATCGGTGAAGGCTTTATAGGCTTTGAGGCTCTAAAACGGATCACGGTCCATCCGGCCTTAAAGGACCTTCCCTTTTATTTAGAAACACCCAATGACCTTTCCGGCTATGCCAAAGAAATTGCCATGATGAGGGAATCTGTATAG
- a CDS encoding ABC transporter permease, producing the protein MKLNPVYKRETMVSSRSFRLALILALFNTILALVVLLNMYSVVERVKLTAEIQYSSFTNLYVFVAAVEFVMLMFIMPALTAGGISGERERQTLDLLLTTTLKPWEIIWGKLTSSFGTMFILIMSSFPLLAVSFVYGGVMVYDVLLLLLCYLAVALLCGSMGICFSSLFKRSTIATVVSYGVLVLIAAGTYAINAFVLSMARMNMSSAYAMSVGGMADQTNSGAFLYLLLVNPAATFYAMINGQTGDNQVVRSLNSWFGPHPDNFIMENWVVLSIFIQLALAAVFMFIAVMAISPSKGKKIRKIK; encoded by the coding sequence ATGAAATTGAATCCGGTTTATAAGAGGGAAACAATGGTCAGCTCCAGAAGCTTCCGTCTGGCACTGATCCTGGCCCTTTTTAATACCATCCTGGCTCTGGTGGTCCTGCTTAACATGTATTCCGTGGTGGAGCGGGTTAAGCTGACGGCGGAGATTCAGTATTCTTCCTTTACCAATTTGTACGTGTTCGTGGCTGCGGTGGAATTTGTGATGCTGATGTTCATCATGCCTGCCCTGACCGCAGGAGGCATAAGCGGGGAAAGGGAACGCCAGACCCTTGACCTTCTTCTTACCACCACCTTAAAGCCATGGGAAATCATATGGGGGAAGCTCACCTCCTCCTTTGGCACCATGTTCATCCTGATCATGTCCAGTTTTCCCCTTCTGGCGGTGTCCTTTGTTTATGGGGGAGTGATGGTTTATGACGTGCTTCTTCTGCTTTTGTGTTATTTAGCGGTGGCCCTTCTCTGCGGAAGTATGGGAATCTGTTTTTCTTCCCTTTTTAAACGGTCCACCATCGCCACTGTAGTCAGCTATGGAGTTTTGGTCCTCATTGCCGCAGGCACCTATGCAATCAATGCCTTTGTCTTATCCATGGCCCGTATGAATATGAGCAGTGCCTATGCCATGTCCGTGGGCGGCATGGCTGATCAGACCAATTCCGGCGCATTCCTCTATCTGCTCCTGGTAAACCCGGCGGCCACCTTTTATGCAATGATCAACGGCCAGACAGGGGATAATCAGGTGGTGAGGAGCTTAAACAGCTGGTTTGGCCCTCACCCGGATAACTTTATCATGGAAAACTGGGTGGTTTTAAGCATTTTCATTCAGTTGGCACTGGCTGCTGTGTTCATGTTCATCGCCGTAATGGCCATCAGCCCGTCCAAAGGGAAAAAGATAAGAAAAATAAAATGA
- a CDS encoding ABC transporter ATP-binding protein has translation MLDIKDLRKKFGKFHALNGLDLHIPQGSLYGFVGPNGAGKTTTIKIMTGLLFADSGQVMIDGVDVSRGLNELKLKIGYVPDFFGVYDNLKVNEYMEFFASCYGSDGLKARTRYMTLLEQVGLEDKVNFYVDSLSRGMKQRLCLARALIHDPLLLVLDEPASGLDPRTRFEFKEILKELKEQGKTILISSHVLSELSELCTDIGIIDQGKMVLSGSMEEILRRVNASNPLIISVLGNKEKALTILKSQPCVQTIAVKDEDIRVNFIGDNQDEALLLQQLVDADVLVHGFYREQGSLESLFMQITDHDKEKAVLVHEIESGL, from the coding sequence ATGTTAGATATTAAGGATTTACGGAAAAAATTTGGAAAGTTCCATGCGTTAAACGGTCTGGACCTACATATTCCACAGGGTTCACTTTATGGATTCGTAGGACCTAACGGAGCAGGAAAGACCACCACCATCAAGATCATGACAGGGCTTCTTTTCGCTGACAGCGGGCAGGTGATGATTGACGGGGTGGATGTGTCCAGGGGCTTAAATGAGTTAAAGCTGAAGATCGGCTATGTGCCGGATTTTTTCGGGGTTTATGACAATTTAAAGGTCAATGAATACATGGAATTCTTTGCCTCCTGTTATGGGAGCGACGGCTTGAAGGCCAGGACCCGGTACATGACTCTTTTGGAGCAGGTGGGCCTGGAGGATAAGGTGAATTTTTACGTGGACAGCTTGTCAAGAGGGATGAAACAGCGGCTCTGCCTGGCAAGGGCTTTGATCCACGATCCCCTTTTGCTGGTCCTTGACGAACCGGCCTCTGGGCTGGACCCGAGAACCAGGTTTGAATTTAAAGAAATTTTAAAGGAATTAAAAGAGCAGGGAAAGACCATATTAATAAGCTCCCATGTTCTCTCTGAGCTTTCCGAACTGTGTACGGATATCGGGATCATTGACCAGGGAAAAATGGTCTTAAGCGGAAGTATGGAGGAGATCCTGCGCAGGGTCAACGCTTCCAATCCTCTGATCATTTCTGTTCTTGGAAATAAGGAAAAGGCGCTGACCATCTTAAAGAGCCAGCCCTGCGTCCAGACCATAGCGGTAAAAGACGAGGACATCCGGGTGAATTTCATCGGAGATAATCAGGATGAGGCCCTTCTTTTGCAGCAATTGGTGGATGCCGACGTGCTTGTGCATGGATTTTACAGGGAACAGGGAAGCTTAGAATCCCTGTTCATGCAGATCACGGATCATGATAAAGAAAAGGCGGTGCTTGTACATGAAATTGAATCCGGTTTATAA